atatctagcaatgccattaagctatatagtggctggggtggccccaaaggatggatgggtggcctttaaggggtgtcacgataggataagtacggtaatctgcatttgtataccaaaattatgttaaaagtgcatggttttaacatttgaaaggctttaaaatgcaaatatcatgttaaattaactttaaaggcagtaaatcgtttttcggggttactttgattcagaatgcaaattttggctgatttttgcgtggGGGGGCggggtgggcacttttgttggcttattcaccggctatctcgtaaggtacggcaacactttttgttcagttgatatcactataagtgtcttaggattcaggacaggttacattttattttatttaaacatcttaaaaacttaaggtggcaggggagcggtttcgtagtttggccccggtcgattttctgtataaacaggacagggtagatataattgcatatctatcttactggttattaatcattattaattctttaatatatctggggaatgaggaacggttaatgattctacatggcgggtgttttaaaattcctagccccgtacttccggttgaggctaaaacataaacatcagaacaaaaagtcggccatacgctcggctgtcatccatccactttttttcaagtgaaaattagggaaataaagtggtggttgggagacacattccacaccacctgggtatgcatctatgttcgcactatacatatatgctacgaaattggatttaaaaatataaaatggatgaatggcagagttcaaagtgaggcccggttaggctaattttggtctataaaatttggggaTTTGGCCaaatttcactacatctggcatggaaagcgacaggtgcataggaccggagagtcatctttatgtagtctatagtatctgcaatggtccatagtagtttcaaagaaaaataagcaaaaacgagatttctatggatatttcaacactggtacccacacgtcaatgtggaattcgcaaatctgcactcccctgccaccttaatcTTTGTAAATGCGcgctgtaaattttgtataacgtGAATTACAGCATGAGCATCGCGAACACAGGCGATAACGGCCACACTTCAAGTATCACAAAAGAAAACACCATATCGGATGAGATTTATGAATAAAATTACTTAATATAAATATACTTAAATTCatgttgtaataatgaaatacttGCCATGTTTAGATGAGTCGTTTTTAAAGTCCTTGAGCCAGACGGAGATAGGTAAAgtaatttataacaaaaagtgTGTATGTATGCATATCATTAATGAGGTAGAAACAGATTACGTGTTACTCATTCTTTCAGGTCTAGATGGTATTACGAGTAGTGAAGTGATTTGTCAATAAGATGGGCAGCAGTTACACAAAAGTAGAAAACCGTTATGAGAAAAcgttaaaaatcatttttactcATCCTTGCGGAAGAAACAGTTTGTTTCACCTGGATACGAACTGCACTAGGattatcaaatcaaagaaaggaAATGTAACAGTTAGTGTTTTTGACACCGACAACGAAACAAAGCCCTGCTCAGCTTTAACATTCGGAGCAGGTACCCATGTGTGGATAGAGAGCAACGTTTTAGACAAACCAGATATATTACGCCGTGTATGACAATCACTTTTATGGGGaattataatattaaatgacTGCGATTGCGTAACCTGCAATACACATGCTGGGCAATATATGACTTTTCCGGTTCGCCGATTACCTAACTCATTCATTTGTAATACAGATGAAATAGAAACGCAAAATGCAGCTGAAGAAAGAAATACAGGATGGTGCTGGCAAATTGGTTATAAGTACAGCTTCCGGTCTGCGTGATGAAGCAGAAAAATGTACAAGAGAAATGGCTGCAGCCTTTACGAGGATGGTGAAAGACATGGAAAATGCGACATTTGAGTTAGTAACTGTCTTAGAAAACCAACCTGTTATAAGCCCACAAGCAGATACTTTATATCAGttgatagaaaaacaaaaactggCATTTGAAACTATAATTGCGAAATGCACACTGAAAGTCACTGATGGTAAATTAAGTGATTTTAATGCTCTAGACTTTTACCAACAAGACCTTGTCCTGTTGGAACTTGGAAGATACCttagaaagggaatcaaaatattGACAAcagtttttaaagctttaaaatGGTCTTTTAGATTTATCGTTCTCATTTTTGTATCTGTTTTCATTTACCAAATATACGAGTCTAACAATCCATGGAAAGAAGCGACAAAAAAGATTATTAATGCCGGAGTAGGATTTGTTGTTGCGGTAATAGGGTCTAAATTAGGAGCATTGATTGGTGCTATTGGAGGACCAGTCGGTGTTGTTGTTGGCTCTATTCTTGGAGGCATGCTTGGTGGAGTATTAGGTAGCTACTGTGGGAAGGGAATTTTCAAAATAGTGTGTATGATTTTCTTTCCGAAATCTACTGGTGGCCCAGGTCAGCCTCCCATTGAAGGGACAGAACATGTATATGGTCAACCGTGTATTCCAGGAGTAGGGACAGTTATGGATCAAACGAAACTACATGGCATACTAAGGACAGGTCAGCCTAAAATTACTGGTGCCGAATCAACTATAGGTTTGCCAAAACTCTGGTAGATATGAAGTAAAACGTTACAATATCTTAGTGAAGGGACCGAAAAGGAAAACATATTGACGAGTGTTAAAAATTGTAGCTGCGCTTGTAATAATATGTTGACTACATATGACTTGCAAAGTTTTTAATGTTCGATGTAATTAGTTCTGAGGATTTAGTTATTAATATGGCTAATTTTACGCTAGAAACGGCTCTTGTAATTATCAACATACTAGAGTTCgtcgttttaattttttttttgtgtatacaCTTCACGTtgtttataaatgatttttttctacaacTTGTATATTTAAATTCACCAAACTTGATACTTAGCACCCTTGTCTGGACCTCTCTTATATTAATAATTGTTTTAGCTCCGCcaaactttaaatgacttctttgcGCGAACCGCCTAATCTCCATCAGGCTTTGTCATAATGTTGTGGACGTTATTTTCCACGGGAAGGCCACGCcaaaaatagaataatataaGCGATAGTGAACTTTGTTCATAAAACTTTCaattgaattttaccaaactttgtcagaagcaTCCTCATAAATACATCGATTCGCTTAAAAACCTGTCATatacaatatatgtatacttATATCGTCACATTTTTCATTGCGACTACTCATGATTATGTGGTTGATAGAGCATATATATCTGTTTCAACAGTTTAACTCCTATTATATAACAACAAATCTTGCGGAAATTGGGTATATTGAAAATGGTAAAGCTACAACATTAcaataattgtatatattttgtaaacagtACAGAAGGTAATTTTGATAACTTTTATTCTTATTGGTAGTTTTTTCACAATATACTAAATAAGAACCTAGTTTAAGTATCGTCATTAAGATTTTCTTCACTTTATATTGGATTCTTGTCAAGCTTACACAGATAACCAAAACTTTAAATCGCAACATATTAAGTGCGTTTATGTAAAAATTGCATATACTTTCGATTTATTCTACATTTCGTATTAACTATGTGtgcttgtccgtctttcaatttggaaagtaccattaactgttaaaaggtgtgattaccaaaaatatactgactgataGGCAtgcagtgcagatcataatcagactacactggtcgcaaaggcagaatcaatcgtgtacAACATGATCAGGGTTAAATTTAGATATAAGTTCTTAAATATTACCTTGTCCGCTGGGCATTCTATATTTTGCTTTCTATTAAAGTTAAACATCTTAAGTGTTAACTTTTGTTGTATTTCATACTGTCGATTAATTCAATATGTTATGTACGCTAATGAGTGAGCCTTTTCCCTTATTGATACATATcatgtttaattttgtatttgagTCACATACAATTCATGGTTGAAACGTACTTTCACGCATTTTCTGTCATGAAAAATGAAGACTATTTTGTTGCAGACAAGCTTATAGTTTGCTCTTTTTTCTAAAGCTTGAAATCAACTTTTATTTGTTGTGCGACATTTTAAAGTTAcctatctttctaaagtttaaaataaaatttatttattgtgcGACATTTTAAAGATGATTTTAAGATTATATGTAGCTATCATGAAGAGTTTTTGTTATACTATTTACATCAATATATTTACTCGGTGTTTGATATTGTCTGGATATCCTTTTAAACAGATGTCCGCCGAGGGTTAGggtgaagggtgttgcacatttcatcaccaCTCCTAAATAAAATCGATACAactgttattttttcttattcttcAAAGTAATGCTTTATAGATGAAACAAATCATCAAATATTGGTAAAAGTGGATTAATTTTCTCCTACATGGTTTTCTAAACGCATCTAGATCTATTACGATTTTACATGCTTAATTGCCAGTGTAAGACGGGTTTTTTcttacccgagggacagtgtggaatgaaaaaccgagcgttagcgaggtatttatccaagctgtcccgagggttgggaaaacagccgtcttacacaggcagacatgtaagatcagGGGCGTAGCTAGGCCTTGGAGAATGTGTACGCAAGCATTCTAGGGGGGTACGGGGGCGTGCTCCCCCGAAATTTTTTCGTTTGCTAGAACGTTTGTGGTGCAATCTGGGAGTATTGTCACAAGAAATAGAGTCAATAAAACGTGTTAAATACATGTGCTTCatgtaattacatttatttttgcaaagtgGATTTTTTGACATTACAAGCGATATTgtcatttaaatctttttcgtttcaaaaaatgtagagaaaacatttaaatgctcACTTCCGCGATGTCTTTCTAATGACGTTTCTCCaacaataatgatttttttcaaaattaatttcaccaaaaaatgatattttggccTGGTTAATAATGTTAACTTAAATTTAGTAGTATGACTTTAATTTGTATAAAGTCGTGTAAAATTATTATATGCATATTATTCTGATGGTAGAAAATCGAATTGACggatgtaaaatatatttcagttcatTCAAAAAATAAGCGCCAATTTCCTATTTTTCCTTCTAGTGAAGTTATCTAGAACAGACTCGCTGTTCAGTACATTTTCCCGGTAAACGATTAACAGCCCAAGTCCCGACAGCGTGTCAGTGGTCAGAGTCGTAGCGTGATCAgtttagatgttactcaagggGAGAGTGTGGGAGGAGGAGTCCGCTCCTCCTGCGGGGTCCGGGGAGCCTCCCCGTGGAAATTTTAGAGCAAATTTTTGGTGACTTTTCTAACCAAAACTATGCTCCTTTAGTTTAGAACAAACTATTCACAAACGGCTCGGAATATAAAGAAAGGTCTATATAAGTTGATAAACGTTACGAATCGGAGTCGGAGAGAAGAGCGGGGCTGACATTTTGAAGGACTTGGACTAGGCAGGACGAAATTTATTATTCACAAATTAATAACATgaacttatttgttgtatacaaaatttgcattttctATAGAACGACAAATGcgttaattttcatagaaaacAACTTTAGAGCAATAATATCAATGAGGACCCTTTCTGCGATATTGCACGCGTGATCTGACGTCCTTCACCAAAAAACATGAACAGAATGGTCACGTTCCAAACATTATTTCAGAATTGGAcgccaaaactttgaaaaagaacatttaattatagctttaactattttttttctgGTGTCAAAAATCACAGAACACGACTGTAtgaattttcactggagttaaaatatttcaaacaaaaaccatTTCTATCGGAAGGCAAATTATAGTTGAACGTGGGCGGGCCTTTTTGACTGTTCTGTTATAGGAAGACGGAAATATtaatatcttgacatttattttgattttctgatactcttagaaaacaaatcagttatttttgtagcaagctatcgtaaaatgtaaatatattaagaACTAAATGCGTTATTTTTGTGCGTTCATATGGGTATGAACCCCACTGGAAGGCCAAGTATCGCTTGTGCGATTCATGAATTTACAGGAAGTCCCAATGTGCTTTATACCCGTACAAACGCACAGAAATTATTATTCAATTCTTAAGTAAAGTATACATATGTTCATACGTGTTACAACAGAATTTATACAAATTACCTTGTAGTAAATACTCAAAAATGCCTATGAaactgatcagactgctgagggCAAACTTTGgacttatgcacaatttaaaaacagacaaaatgatggagctatttcaacagattcttatttcatttttcatctaAATTTACGATAAATTCTCTTTAGATATTGCAGTTataggaaaatgttgtaagcgttatattgatttctagaccaaagtattgtttgccatctgttgcatgtttttgtTATCACAATCGACTTCCTTTCAAAACTTCAAACAATGTCCGTGAAATGAATCACACATTATTGGAAACAATAAAGTAAATAATGgtacagagacaaaagtcttgtgacaggtgttaaggctgaaatataaatctatatcacgaaacaataataaagaaattGTCCAGACgatattagtaattaaatattaactgGTTCTGAGTATTTATTGCACAgatggatagatagatagacagataatttattcaaacaaaaggcaatatgcacatatgtatatcctaggtttctaaatttgtttctggttcttattacatgtttaaatgtttagttctgctcagctcggggctagagggcttgcacttccactaccgtcaatcaaaccgaacctgcaacattttcatttatgtcgtgttgggtgacctgtggttttccacttttttttttttttaagaaatcgaggtattaccATATTTCAAACGTATTAAGGTGTAGGATGTATAATTATTCCGTGCGttacatgccatgaatatactaccactttagattccctacagtttgttaactcagcgccgGGTAATAGTGATTAGAACATTCTACCTATTCCTCTgacccgtgacattccgtgcaaatcatagttgtaaatacatgtacactactgactAGTGCACAAATTAAATCCACTAGGGCTAATGCagcttaatatattatgttattattaagttttatttattaataactcccttacatctttaaacgatatttcagcaaataactttttatttacactgcagtaagttctttgatttttatgcccccgaaggtagacatattaaaatcacaccgtccgaccgtaactttgtaaattcttgtccgggcggtaactctgccatccatgaagggattttgatcaaggtcacacttagaagtcaagtcaaaggttaatagggtctgtttcgtgtccggtttgTAACTCTgctattcatcaagggatttcgaaATTACCTGGCATAAATATTCCCAATAACGAGGAAACATGTCctgcacaagatccagacccctagctctaaggtcaatgttacatttagaggttaaaggttaacatagtcggtttcttgtccgttccataactct
The genomic region above belongs to Mercenaria mercenaria strain notata chromosome 12, MADL_Memer_1, whole genome shotgun sequence and contains:
- the LOC123535164 gene encoding uncharacterized protein LOC123535164 codes for the protein MQLKKEIQDGAGKLVISTASGLRDEAEKCTREMAAAFTRMVKDMENATFELVTVLENQPVISPQADTLYQLIEKQKLAFETIIAKCTLKVTDGKLSDFNALDFYQQDLVLLELGRYLRKGIKILTTVFKALKWSFRFIVLIFVSVFIYQIYESNNPWKEATKKIINAGVGFVVAVIGSKLGALIGAIGGPVGVVVGSILGGMLGGVLGSYCGKGIFKIVCMIFFPKSTGGPGQPPIEGTEHVYGQPCIPGVGTVMDQTKLHGILRTGQPKITGAESTIGLPKLW